In Zingiber officinale cultivar Zhangliang chromosome 6A, Zo_v1.1, whole genome shotgun sequence, a single genomic region encodes these proteins:
- the LOC121998018 gene encoding uncharacterized protein LOC121998018: MENYPGRVNGAGQFYPDRISDRKSRFWQIDNQPISKSEVICPQPCRPTRVSCLTNTLSRASSKSKGVKPMYRMDCAAEILDLLNQDEWDNDGFFCGSPPVRANNPVIHDPQFVVASQSLASSIGNSPSVMQAGRLERGSPTCGSSVGGSPKVRIEGFACSNPGKHHVAPALA, translated from the exons ATGGAGAACTATCCAGGAAGAGTTAATGGTGCTGGACAATTTTATCCTGATCGAATTTCTGATAGAAAATCAAGGTTTTGGCAAATTGATAACCAACCAATTTCAAAATCTGAAGTTATTTGTCCTCAACCTTGTCGACCTACAAGAGTGTCTTGCTTAACTAATACTCTCAGTAGAGCTAGTTCAAAGTCAAAGGG TGTGAAGCCAATGTACAGGATGGATTGTGCTGCTGAGATTCTTGATCTTTTGAACCAG GATGAGTGGGACAATGATGGATTCTTCTGTGGTTCTCCTCCCGTGCGTGCCAACAATCCAGTTATCCATGACCCCCAGTTTGTCGTAGCATCCCAGTCCTTGGCTTCTTCCATCGGCAATTCGCCCAGTGTGATGCAAGCTGGAAGACTTGAGAGAGGCTCACCAACATGTGGTTCTTCAGTTGGGGGCAGTCCTAAGGTGAGAATTGAAGGATTTGCTTGCAGCAACCCGGGGAAGCATCATGTTGCACCAGCTTTAGCTTGA